A stretch of DNA from Brevibacillus ruminantium:
AGCTTTTAACAGATGACCGCCTCGATGGTATTTCTTTGCTGGTCAACGAAGAGCTCAGGGGAATCGAAGCCAATAATTTTCCGATCACAACAGACGGATATCGGGACTGGGTTTACGGACCTTGTGTCTTTGTCCTTGCGAATGGAACCTCCCTAACGGAAGCGGATATGGAAAAAGTAAACCAGTACCTGGCGTCGCAGCTATAAATTCTTTATACATAGCGTTAAGTAAAAGCGAAAAGTAAAAAACGCGGAGCATGAATCCGCGTTTTTTCTGTGGTTTACGCTATTTTCCTTTGTCGAAACCTTATTGCACACCGCTGCTGCCAAATCCACCTGTGCCTCTTTCGGTTTCATCCAGCTCGTCCACTTCCTCAAAAACAGCAATGGGGACGACAGCCAGAACCCCCTGTGCGATCCGG
This window harbors:
- a CDS encoding DUF3846 domain-containing protein, whose product is MITVMVKRPHEEAFALQVNNIDDVKELVGGDYELLTDDRLDGISLLVNEELRGIEANNFPITTDGYRDWVYGPCVFVLANGTSLTEADMEKVNQYLASQL